One segment of Funiculus sociatus GB2-C1 DNA contains the following:
- a CDS encoding acyl-CoA thioesterase yields MQPFKTQLRVRYHEMDSLGHVNNAVYQHYLEQAAVEHSEHLGFTQQRCEELGGVFVMRRIEIEYLRPAVAGEWLEVTTWLSEMRGPRAIRRYEIRKQPEEKLLVTAQALWVWVDITAMRPKAIPQLLLDAFGKLPQPNLTT; encoded by the coding sequence ATGCAACCGTTCAAAACTCAGCTGCGGGTACGATATCACGAGATGGACTCCCTCGGTCACGTCAACAACGCTGTTTATCAGCATTACCTAGAACAGGCGGCTGTTGAACACTCAGAACATCTCGGCTTTACCCAGCAACGCTGCGAAGAGTTGGGCGGTGTCTTCGTAATGCGGCGGATTGAGATAGAATATCTGCGCCCAGCCGTTGCAGGCGAGTGGCTGGAAGTCACCACCTGGCTTTCCGAGATGCGCGGCCCGCGTGCCATTCGCCGCTATGAAATCCGCAAACAGCCAGAGGAAAAGCTGTTGGTGACAGCCCAGGCGCTGTGGGTGTGGGTGGATATAACAGCGATGCGCCCAAAAGCGATTCCGCAACTGCTTTTAGATGCTTTTGGGAAATTGCCTCAACCGAATCTTACTACCTGA
- a CDS encoding CHAD domain-containing protein produces the protein MKKSALEKAQNLGDWAYLAIEKHFHKTLKHESDVIKDKDPEALHQMRVGIRRLRSAITGFAPALDLPKSAQENKIGKIGHSLGELRDIDVLQEALKNRYYPNLPSKEQKTLEEAIASLNKQRHHALEQVRQTLDHQRYQKLKQSFQTWLKHPSYQEIAQMPLRQVLPDLLLPEVSRFFLHPGWLLGTDVKAPEIKIAKDLEPEAVTQLLADQGEALHSLRKEAKRVRYQMELFTDLYGPAYAGYLQDVKSVQEILGQIQDSVVLAEVLTDVLHSKVKNQLPTLAEQLHQTAYQAWQEWQPLQERYLNAQTRQAFHLALLQRLDENDSPDEEG, from the coding sequence ATGAAAAAGAGTGCATTAGAAAAAGCCCAGAATCTAGGAGATTGGGCTTACCTAGCGATTGAAAAACACTTTCACAAAACGCTTAAACACGAAAGCGATGTCATTAAAGACAAAGACCCAGAGGCATTACACCAGATGCGCGTCGGGATACGTCGCTTGCGTTCAGCAATAACAGGGTTTGCACCAGCGCTGGATCTTCCTAAGTCAGCCCAAGAAAACAAGATTGGGAAGATAGGTCATAGTCTTGGGGAGTTGCGAGATATAGACGTACTTCAGGAAGCGCTAAAAAATCGTTATTATCCTAATTTACCCTCAAAAGAGCAAAAAACCTTAGAGGAAGCGATCGCATCTTTAAATAAACAGCGTCACCACGCCCTAGAGCAAGTACGCCAAACTTTAGATCATCAGCGTTACCAGAAACTGAAGCAGTCGTTCCAAACATGGCTGAAGCATCCAAGTTATCAAGAAATTGCTCAGATGCCTTTACGTCAGGTTCTACCAGATTTACTTTTACCGGAAGTCAGTCGCTTTTTTCTCCACCCTGGTTGGTTGCTAGGAACTGATGTCAAAGCACCAGAAATTAAAATTGCCAAAGATTTAGAACCAGAAGCTGTAACGCAACTTTTAGCAGATCAAGGGGAAGCTCTGCACAGTTTGCGTAAGGAAGCAAAGCGCGTTCGCTATCAGATGGAACTATTCACAGACCTCTATGGCCCCGCTTATGCAGGTTATCTGCAAGATGTGAAATCAGTTCAGGAAATCTTGGGGCAAATTCAAGACAGTGTAGTGTTAGCCGAAGTGCTGACTGATGTCTTACACTCTAAGGTCAAAAACCAGCTTCCAACTCTTGCCGAACAGCTGCATCAAACAGCTTACCAAGCTTGGCAGGAATGGCAACCGTTACAAGAGAGATATCTGAATGCTCAAACTCGGCAAGCCTTTCATCTAGCTTTGTTGCAGCGACTTGATGAGAATGACTCACCGGATGAAGAGGGCTAA
- a CDS encoding DUF6464 family protein, with protein sequence MSVTILIIFSLGLMPLLISMWAMRKAEERTRSRLRSAMRRVSARELQRMSTSIDQHYIEGVGYLIGDITCQFNAHSPYIRCAINPSGPCQDCYHYQSREYN encoded by the coding sequence GTGTCGGTAACGATCCTCATTATTTTTTCTCTAGGGTTGATGCCACTGTTGATTTCAATGTGGGCGATGCGTAAAGCAGAGGAACGAACGCGATCGCGCTTGAGATCGGCTATGCGGAGGGTATCTGCTAGAGAGTTGCAAAGAATGTCAACTTCTATAGATCAGCATTATATTGAAGGAGTTGGTTATCTAATTGGCGATATAACTTGTCAATTTAATGCCCACTCTCCTTACATCCGTTGTGCTATTAATCCTAGCGGCCCTTGCCAAGATTGTTACCACTATCAATCAAGGGAATATAATTAA
- a CDS encoding NUDIX hydrolase — translation MKRLKKWKILKSKMVVNNQWCKIRQDEIELPTKQIIDDYFVNIRPDIAVILPITPQKEIVFVRQYRHAVEEILLELPAGAVSESEDSVVAAARELEEETGYVADQIIKLATLYDNPPKDTNKIHLFLAENVQQRSKQNLDITEDIEVVLIPITEVMEIITKGEICVSGTIAAIFLGLNFLSKRTVTE, via the coding sequence ATGAAACGTCTAAAAAAGTGGAAAATTCTTAAATCAAAAATGGTTGTCAACAACCAATGGTGTAAAATTCGGCAAGATGAAATAGAATTACCTACCAAACAAATAATAGACGACTACTTTGTAAATATTAGACCAGATATTGCTGTAATTTTACCAATAACCCCACAAAAAGAAATTGTTTTTGTACGGCAATATCGCCATGCAGTCGAAGAAATATTATTAGAACTTCCGGCTGGGGCTGTTTCAGAATCAGAAGATAGTGTTGTTGCCGCTGCTAGAGAATTAGAAGAAGAAACAGGCTATGTGGCTGACCAAATAATTAAACTAGCGACTTTATACGATAACCCGCCCAAAGACACTAATAAAATACATTTATTTTTAGCTGAAAATGTTCAGCAAAGAAGTAAACAAAATTTGGATATCACAGAAGACATTGAAGTTGTGTTAATTCCTATAACAGAAGTTATGGAAATAATCACAAAAGGAGAAATTTGTGTTTCCGGAACAATTGCGGCTATTTTTTTGGGGCTAAATTTCCTTTCTAAACGTACTGTAACCGAGTAA
- a CDS encoding dipeptide epimerase, with product MRISIETFTVNKRFPLTISRGTTAQTTNVWVRVIEDGIEGWGEGTPFSIGEQRQTTESILEQLQQIAPSLEQFHTWERQQIESVLQEALLPSSAQAAIDVALYDWMGKRLELPLWRLWGLDCSRIVPTSVTIGINSPTAAVERSRDWRQLTGAKVLKVKLGSSLGIEADQAMLMAIREDAPEAILSVDANGGWNLEDAVTMCAWLSRLGVKYVEQPLPRGENLGVMGESPLRELKARSLLPIFVDESCFTSRDIPLLADKVHGVNIKLMKCGGLTEAIRMVHTAKACGLQVMFGCYSDSVISNTAAAQLSPLADYLDLDSHLNLIDDPFIGASLQDGRLLPNDLPGLGISKN from the coding sequence ATGCGAATTAGTATTGAAACCTTCACAGTAAACAAGCGATTTCCTTTAACCATCAGTCGCGGTACGACAGCGCAGACAACTAATGTGTGGGTACGTGTAATTGAAGATGGTATTGAGGGATGGGGGGAAGGAACGCCCTTTTCCATCGGAGAACAGCGACAAACGACAGAGAGTATTTTGGAGCAATTGCAGCAAATTGCTCCAAGTTTGGAGCAATTTCATACCTGGGAGAGGCAGCAGATTGAAAGTGTGTTGCAAGAGGCACTTCTTCCTTCCTCGGCACAAGCAGCAATTGATGTGGCATTGTACGATTGGATGGGAAAGCGGTTGGAATTACCTCTGTGGCGGTTGTGGGGGTTGGATTGCTCGCGGATTGTCCCCACCTCTGTCACAATTGGGATTAATTCTCCGACAGCAGCCGTAGAGCGATCGCGCGACTGGCGACAACTGACTGGGGCAAAAGTTTTAAAGGTAAAATTGGGTAGTTCGCTGGGCATTGAAGCAGATCAGGCGATGTTGATGGCAATTCGGGAAGACGCGCCAGAGGCAATTTTGAGTGTAGATGCCAACGGCGGTTGGAATTTGGAAGATGCTGTGACGATGTGCGCTTGGCTGTCGCGTCTGGGCGTTAAATATGTGGAACAGCCGTTACCGCGAGGAGAAAATTTAGGAGTAATGGGGGAATCGCCGCTACGGGAACTAAAAGCGCGATCGCTTCTACCAATTTTTGTCGATGAAAGTTGTTTTACCAGTAGGGATATACCTCTACTCGCAGATAAAGTTCATGGCGTTAATATCAAATTAATGAAATGTGGAGGTTTAACTGAGGCGATTCGCATGGTGCATACAGCGAAAGCTTGTGGGTTGCAGGTAATGTTTGGTTGTTATTCTGACAGTGTTATTTCTAATACGGCAGCAGCGCAGCTTTCCCCACTAGCTGATTATCTGGATTTAGATTCTCACCTAAATTTAATAGACGATCCTTTTATAGGTGCATCGTTGCAAGATGGGCGACTGTTACCGAATGATTTGCCAGGGTTGGGAATAAGTAAAAATTAG